A stretch of the Gossypium hirsutum isolate 1008001.06 chromosome D07, Gossypium_hirsutum_v2.1, whole genome shotgun sequence genome encodes the following:
- the LOC107955059 gene encoding uncharacterized protein — protein MPLFQYSKTNSESSVLLPFCFSGFHLPCFTLPSRKAPPPSPSQHQTESPLTFSFLLLFLKVTAKKIGGPATQVHRFRAGTRASRDSKIPASSEKSQDFLDLHPFWNFGFDGKLVVNYACSMAWG, from the exons AtgcctctattccaatacagcaAAACAAATTCTGAAAGCTCAGTTTTGCTTCCGTTTTGTTTCTCCGGATTTCATCtgccctgttttaccctcccatcCCGAAAGGCACCtccaccctctccctcccaacatcaaacGGAATCGCCCCTTACattttccttccttcttttgttCCTGAAGGTAACTGCAAAAAAAATTGGAGGACCGGCCACACAAGTTCATCGTTTTCGAGCAGGAACTAGGGCTTCAAGAGATTCGAAAATACCAGCTTCATCAGAGAA GTCTCAAGATTTCCTTGATCTCCATCCTTTCTGG AATTTTGGTTTTGATGGCAAACTGGTGGTTAATTATGCCTGTTCTATGGCATGGGGCTAA
- the LOC107956813 gene encoding branched-chain-amino-acid aminotransferase-like protein 2: MLDKDGYVSETNATNIFLVKKGRVLTPHADYCLPGITRATIMELVVKEKIELVERRISLSEFHAADEEHGLHLSNQPEAKRKRVFDLLVFSGITEHGLNSVEMWKLESTYCCAAPT; the protein is encoded by the exons ATGCTCGACAAGGATGGTTATGTATCTGAAACAAATGCCACAAACATT TTCTTGGTCAAGAAAGGCCGTGTTTTAACCCCTCATGCTGATTATTGTCTTCCTGGGATTACTCGAGCAACT ATTATGGAGCTTGTTGTAAAGGAAAAAATTGAGCTAGTGGAACGAAGAATTAGCTTATCTGAGTTCCATGCAGCAGATGAG GAACATGGCCTTCATTTGTCCAACCAGCCTGAAGCTAAAAGAAAAAGGGTGTTTGATTTGTTGGTTTTTAGTGGCATAACAGAACATGGCCTTAATAGTGTTGAAATGTGGAAATTGGAGTCAACATATTGCTGTGCCGCCCCCACTTAA